The Georgenia faecalis genome includes a window with the following:
- a CDS encoding carbamoyltransferase C-terminal domain-containing protein, with protein sequence MDILSVNPGHDGAIAHLSEGRLVSSVEAEKDSNYRYTPIGSQDLLAAFGRLDRVPDVVCTGGWWPREARPTGPPVHVGYRGIDSDTITVERRRLLGHTVPFFSSSHERSHLLCGFGMSPFPQGSSCYVLVWEGAIGAFYEIDQDVRITRIADVMNQPGNRYASIYGLADPTFPKNAPFSRFSDAGKLMALASFSHRSAATSEEEELMNFLLRSEDLRLDMYDELESSVYHNVGVDDVEFRNFAGIYSDRIFDVFYEFAKANLREGVPLVIAGGCGLNCDWNTRWRDTGYFSDVFVPPVANDSGSAIGTAIDAQLYFTGDAKIEWDVYSGMAFVADSAFVSERYDIRAATCADVAAMLNSGLVLGWVSGRYEIGPRALGNRSILAAPFDDATRVRLNHIKQREQFRPIAPVCLEEDAARWFGCDRASPYMLYTYRARTEALAAVTHVNGTARIQTVTSSTNTALHDLLVAFKQLTGYGVLCNTSLNFNGKGFINNLTDLDNYTWDHGLDGFVVDGRAYLCRDSERRSIFQTERG encoded by the coding sequence ATGGACATCTTGTCGGTCAACCCAGGTCACGACGGTGCCATCGCTCACTTGAGTGAGGGTCGTCTCGTCTCATCCGTCGAGGCGGAGAAGGATTCGAACTACCGATACACCCCGATTGGCAGCCAGGACCTGCTGGCAGCGTTCGGCCGGCTCGACCGCGTGCCCGACGTGGTATGCACCGGCGGTTGGTGGCCGCGCGAGGCACGTCCGACGGGACCGCCGGTTCACGTCGGATACCGCGGCATCGACTCGGACACCATCACGGTAGAGCGCCGACGTTTGCTCGGGCATACAGTCCCGTTCTTTTCGTCCTCGCACGAGCGATCGCACCTGCTGTGTGGGTTTGGCATGTCGCCATTTCCACAAGGCTCGTCCTGTTACGTGTTGGTCTGGGAAGGAGCAATTGGCGCATTCTACGAGATTGACCAAGATGTGAGAATTACGCGAATTGCGGACGTAATGAACCAGCCCGGAAATCGGTACGCATCGATCTATGGTTTAGCAGATCCGACATTCCCCAAGAATGCGCCTTTCTCCCGGTTCTCGGACGCGGGAAAGCTGATGGCGCTCGCCTCGTTCTCGCACCGGTCCGCCGCCACGTCCGAGGAGGAGGAGTTAATGAATTTTCTCCTTCGCTCCGAGGATCTGCGGCTCGACATGTATGACGAGCTTGAGTCGTCGGTGTATCACAACGTGGGCGTCGACGATGTTGAGTTCCGAAATTTTGCGGGCATCTATAGTGATAGGATTTTCGACGTTTTCTATGAGTTCGCGAAGGCGAACCTTCGTGAGGGCGTGCCCCTGGTGATCGCAGGCGGCTGTGGTTTGAACTGCGATTGGAATACCAGGTGGCGGGACACGGGTTACTTCTCGGACGTCTTTGTGCCCCCCGTCGCCAACGACTCTGGGTCGGCGATCGGGACCGCGATCGATGCTCAGCTCTACTTCACCGGTGATGCGAAGATCGAGTGGGACGTGTACTCGGGCATGGCGTTCGTGGCTGACTCTGCATTCGTGTCGGAGCGCTATGACATCCGTGCCGCCACCTGCGCCGACGTCGCTGCCATGCTGAACAGTGGACTGGTCCTCGGCTGGGTTAGTGGGAGGTACGAGATCGGGCCACGAGCTTTGGGAAATCGATCTATCCTTGCCGCACCCTTCGATGATGCAACGAGGGTTCGTCTGAACCACATCAAGCAGCGCGAACAGTTTCGACCGATTGCGCCCGTCTGCCTTGAAGAGGATGCGGCACGGTGGTTTGGCTGCGATCGCGCAAGCCCGTATATGCTTTATACCTATCGAGCCCGCACCGAAGCCTTGGCAGCGGTGACACACGTCAACGGAACCGCTCGCATCCAGACAGTGACCTCAAGCACGAACACCGCTCTCCACGACCTGCTCGTTGCCTTCAAACAGCTCACCGGATACGGGGTCCTCTGCAACACATCGCTGAACTTCAACGGGAAGGGATTCATTAACAACTTGACCGATCTCGACAACTACACCTGGGATCACGGACTAGACGGCTTCGTGGTTGATGGTCGGGCTTACCTCTGTAGAGATTCAGAGCGTCGTTCGATATTCCAAACGGAGCGAGGTTGA
- a CDS encoding glycosyltransferase family 32 protein, whose protein sequence is MSDGPPGFEEDDRLRSDFIRRLTLAQLERDYDSPGPADGVGAEPIPRTLVRYWNDPDDVPADVRRCLRSWEVLRDEGLSIEMFGDASARKYIAKRYGRREIAAFDRCRHPAMRSDYLRLCYVLAEGGLYVDADDVLVGEGWREVFRDHTLKVQPLCYDISIGGMVSAEQLRRPDLSTEGRIFYVNNNPIAAPAAHPVLRRALSRATDRLLGEDPAPEIQSTTGPGNLTASLAAHANERQNAGAQPDFSLLLTWDATAEPCWDLAYRADARNWRNMDAW, encoded by the coding sequence ATGAGCGACGGCCCACCAGGCTTCGAGGAGGACGACCGTCTGCGTTCGGACTTCATCAGGAGACTGACGCTGGCGCAGCTTGAGCGTGACTACGACTCGCCGGGGCCAGCAGATGGAGTAGGCGCAGAACCTATCCCGAGGACGCTCGTGCGGTACTGGAACGATCCGGACGACGTCCCCGCAGACGTACGCAGGTGCCTGCGTAGTTGGGAGGTGCTCCGCGACGAGGGGCTCTCGATCGAGATGTTTGGTGACGCCTCAGCGAGGAAGTACATAGCGAAACGGTATGGTCGCAGAGAGATTGCAGCGTTCGACCGGTGCCGTCATCCCGCGATGCGTAGTGACTATCTCCGGCTGTGCTACGTGCTCGCTGAGGGAGGGCTCTACGTCGATGCGGATGACGTGCTGGTAGGCGAAGGGTGGCGAGAGGTCTTCCGCGACCACACGCTGAAGGTCCAGCCGCTGTGCTACGACATCAGCATCGGTGGCATGGTGTCGGCGGAGCAGCTTAGAAGACCTGATCTTTCTACTGAGGGGCGGATTTTTTATGTGAACAACAACCCGATAGCCGCGCCGGCCGCCCACCCAGTGCTGCGGCGAGCGCTCTCGCGTGCGACAGACAGGCTTCTAGGCGAGGATCCAGCTCCCGAAATCCAATCAACTACCGGACCTGGAAACCTGACGGCGTCGCTGGCTGCTCATGCTAACGAGAGGCAGAACGCGGGGGCCCAGCCGGACTTTTCGCTGCTCCTCACCTGGGACGCGACGGCAGAGCCTTGCTGGGACTTGGCCTACCGTGCAGACGCTCGGAATTGGCGCAACATGGATGCCTGGTAG
- a CDS encoding family 16 glycosylhydrolase translates to MTRQEVAVARSHVEAWKEVVSGSHDFVLILEDDAWFKPGARTAIDRGWRAALGRFADNERPQLLYLSYSDAGGTAVRHEVCADLFRPVRGLWFLSGYVLSREGAAALLRAMPVVGPVDLWMNYRFPEVKALALSRPAIAQRHDVTSDNAYSMMPFLARAGIVDGVSEAKPTGGAVCGPVLAWSGGRENECLAMALSMLGMRVRAFDGHEVPMDHRELSEVLKTFDALIDPPLAPAALTAAAADDRFLWLREADARAPDVVDSLLLPPRRSAVLRLNDQGGGTWRDICSLLQVSEPVAPFPSGVPREFRMFRDGRLPTDLNVEAPSRRESMPIDDSPWALPTSSRWRPSRKKDSIPNSSGCVVVEATMSEISPEFRVLTETFPGNLSSFAAGGLEHREDGVRVVIDVCKGEGRPYQSGAFVSARSFSYGRFQAQIQAVSGSGLVTGFFLHRGSPRQEIDIEFAGSDPRRMLTNVFFNPGDEGTEMDYGYRGSPCWIDLGFDATEGVHEYAIDWRPDRVTWLVDRAVVHERASWDPTPIPHLAMRVYGNVWAPRSEELAGRVDERALPASASFRNVVVAD, encoded by the coding sequence ATGACTCGCCAGGAGGTGGCGGTCGCGCGGTCACACGTGGAGGCCTGGAAGGAGGTGGTGTCGGGATCCCACGACTTCGTTCTCATCCTTGAGGACGATGCGTGGTTCAAGCCCGGCGCGAGAACTGCCATCGATCGTGGATGGCGCGCGGCCCTCGGTCGGTTTGCGGACAACGAGCGCCCGCAACTCCTCTACCTGTCGTACTCAGATGCTGGCGGCACTGCAGTGCGGCACGAGGTGTGTGCGGATCTGTTCCGCCCCGTGCGAGGCCTGTGGTTTCTCTCGGGGTACGTCCTCTCCCGCGAAGGTGCAGCGGCGCTTCTCCGAGCGATGCCAGTCGTCGGGCCCGTGGATCTCTGGATGAACTACCGGTTCCCAGAGGTTAAGGCGCTTGCGCTCTCGCGTCCGGCGATCGCTCAGAGGCACGACGTGACATCTGACAACGCATATTCGATGATGCCGTTTCTGGCTCGAGCGGGCATTGTTGATGGGGTCTCCGAAGCTAAGCCGACCGGCGGAGCTGTATGCGGTCCGGTGCTGGCGTGGTCGGGAGGTAGGGAGAACGAGTGTCTCGCTATGGCGCTCTCGATGCTTGGAATGCGTGTGCGTGCCTTCGATGGTCATGAGGTTCCGATGGATCATCGTGAGCTGTCGGAGGTCCTAAAGACTTTCGATGCCCTCATCGATCCTCCATTAGCTCCGGCGGCGCTTACTGCTGCTGCAGCCGACGATCGTTTCTTATGGCTGCGGGAAGCTGATGCGCGCGCCCCGGATGTGGTCGACTCATTGCTCCTCCCGCCACGTCGTTCTGCAGTCCTTCGTCTCAATGACCAGGGCGGAGGTACTTGGCGCGACATTTGCTCTCTGCTCCAAGTCTCCGAGCCGGTCGCCCCGTTCCCGTCTGGTGTTCCGCGTGAGTTCCGCATGTTTCGCGACGGTCGATTGCCCACAGATCTAAATGTCGAGGCACCGTCCCGGCGCGAAAGCATGCCCATAGACGATTCGCCGTGGGCTTTACCGACGTCAAGCAGATGGCGGCCGTCCCGAAAGAAGGATTCAATCCCGAATAGCAGCGGATGTGTCGTGGTTGAGGCGACCATGTCGGAGATATCGCCAGAGTTCCGCGTGCTCACTGAAACGTTCCCTGGAAACCTGTCGTCGTTCGCGGCGGGGGGCCTCGAACATCGCGAGGACGGCGTTCGAGTTGTGATCGACGTCTGTAAAGGGGAGGGGCGACCCTATCAATCTGGCGCGTTCGTCAGCGCTCGGTCCTTCTCCTATGGGCGCTTTCAAGCACAAATCCAGGCCGTCTCGGGTTCGGGACTCGTAACGGGTTTCTTTCTTCATCGCGGCTCCCCAAGGCAGGAGATCGACATCGAGTTCGCAGGTTCCGATCCTCGGCGGATGCTGACCAACGTCTTCTTCAACCCGGGGGATGAGGGCACAGAAATGGACTACGGCTACCGCGGTTCTCCCTGTTGGATTGATCTCGGCTTCGACGCCACTGAGGGAGTTCACGAGTACGCCATCGATTGGAGACCGGACCGTGTGACCTGGCTCGTCGATAGAGCGGTCGTCCATGAGCGAGCCAGTTGGGACCCGACCCCGATTCCTCATCTAGCTATGCGTGTCTACGGCAATGTGTGGGCGCCGCGTTCTGAGGAACTGGCCGGAAGGGTAGATGAACGTGCGCTCCCCGCATCCGCCAGCTTCAGGAACGTGGTTGTGGCCGACTAA